From Haloarcula rubripromontorii, the proteins below share one genomic window:
- a CDS encoding glycosyltransferase: MALPHVATFTDTYLPTVNGVTYTVQTWRDRWRDRGGRMGVVYPKSDHDPSDNEYPVRSLPFPFYEGFRLGMPQIPNGVRDAELVHAHTPFSLGMAGQRLAGKLDIPFVASYHTPTSEYAEYVSFNGAVESAVRSSAESYERWFLGRADTVIAPSERAATHLRESIDLDTTVTVVPNGVDTTVFEPVDTAAFRDRYDLPDSPIVGYTGRHGYEKCLEDIITACEGLDVTVVLGGDGPARESLEATAEHSDVDVRFLGFLDRAELPELYSTLDVFAFPSPVETQGLVALEANCCGTPVAGVDAGALSDTIEDGETGYSYDEGDIDGFRRAIERVLDDQMQLRERCLARRDVISVEHAIDKLADVYASVL, translated from the coding sequence ATGGCACTGCCGCACGTCGCGACGTTTACCGACACGTACCTCCCGACCGTCAATGGGGTGACCTACACGGTCCAGACGTGGCGGGACCGCTGGCGCGACCGCGGCGGTCGCATGGGCGTGGTCTATCCGAAAAGCGACCACGACCCCTCGGACAACGAGTATCCGGTCCGGAGCCTTCCGTTCCCGTTCTACGAGGGGTTTCGGCTCGGGATGCCACAGATACCGAACGGCGTCCGGGACGCCGAGCTGGTCCACGCCCACACGCCTTTCAGCCTCGGAATGGCTGGCCAGCGACTCGCGGGAAAGCTCGACATCCCGTTTGTCGCGTCGTATCACACGCCCACGAGCGAGTACGCCGAGTACGTCTCCTTCAACGGCGCTGTCGAGTCAGCGGTCCGCTCCAGCGCCGAGAGCTACGAACGCTGGTTCCTGGGCCGTGCCGACACCGTTATCGCGCCAAGCGAGCGCGCAGCAACCCACCTCAGAGAGTCTATCGACCTCGATACGACGGTGACGGTCGTCCCGAACGGCGTCGACACGACGGTGTTCGAACCGGTCGACACGGCAGCGTTCCGGGACCGCTACGACCTCCCCGACAGCCCCATCGTCGGCTACACAGGTCGCCACGGCTACGAGAAGTGCCTGGAAGACATCATCACCGCCTGTGAGGGGCTGGACGTGACTGTCGTGCTCGGCGGCGACGGCCCGGCCCGTGAATCTCTCGAAGCGACGGCCGAACACAGCGATGTCGACGTGCGGTTTCTCGGCTTTCTCGACCGGGCGGAGCTTCCTGAACTGTACTCGACGCTCGACGTGTTTGCGTTCCCCAGCCCCGTGGAAACGCAGGGGCTGGTCGCGCTGGAGGCCAACTGCTGTGGGACGCCCGTCGCCGGCGTCGACGCCGGCGCACTCAGCGACACCATCGAGGACGGCGAAACCGGCTACTCCTACGACGAAGGCGACATCGACGGTTTCCGCCGAGCTATCGAGCGCGTCCTTGATGACCAGATGCAGCTTCGAGAGCGCTGTCTTGCTCGACGGGACGTGATCAGCGTCGAGCACGCCATCGACAAACTGGCCGACGTGTACGCCAGCGTGCTGTAA
- a CDS encoding glycosyltransferase family 4 protein, producing MRVLNYLELADRLNRSGIGTAVDHQRAALSETDIEVETTPWQEGHPAWALGGNIAFNDPVFREFDIAHCNMIGPGSVAVAQHATQADVPLVLHAHVTREDFRDSFRGSNLIAPALGRYLQWFYSQADLVLCPSEYTKDILESYPVDAPIRPMTNGVDIDALAGHEDMREDYRGRYDLDGMVVFAVGNVFERKGLTTFCELAQETEHDFAWFGPYDAGPQASKTVKRWVNDPPENVTFTGWVEDIRGAFGAGDVYLFPTKAENQGIAVLEAMACGKAVVLSDIPVFREYYEDGHDCLICADEAEFRDALERLAENPELRERLGENARETAREHSLDRVGRRLAETYEELV from the coding sequence GTGCGCGTCCTGAATTATCTCGAACTGGCCGACCGCCTGAACCGGTCGGGTATCGGCACCGCCGTGGACCACCAGCGTGCGGCGCTGTCCGAGACCGACATCGAGGTGGAGACGACGCCCTGGCAGGAGGGGCATCCGGCGTGGGCACTGGGTGGCAATATCGCGTTCAACGATCCGGTGTTCCGAGAGTTCGACATCGCCCACTGCAACATGATCGGACCGGGGTCCGTCGCTGTGGCACAACACGCGACGCAGGCAGACGTCCCGCTCGTCCTCCACGCCCACGTCACCCGCGAGGATTTCCGGGATAGCTTCCGCGGGTCGAACCTGATCGCGCCGGCGCTGGGTCGGTACCTCCAGTGGTTTTACTCACAGGCTGACCTCGTACTCTGTCCCTCCGAGTACACGAAGGACATCCTCGAATCGTACCCGGTCGATGCACCGATACGGCCGATGACAAACGGTGTCGACATCGACGCGCTGGCGGGCCACGAGGACATGCGCGAGGACTACCGGGGGCGCTACGACCTCGACGGGATGGTCGTCTTCGCCGTTGGCAACGTCTTCGAGCGCAAGGGCCTGACGACGTTCTGTGAACTCGCACAGGAGACAGAGCACGACTTCGCGTGGTTCGGCCCGTACGACGCCGGACCACAGGCCTCGAAGACCGTCAAGCGGTGGGTGAACGACCCACCCGAAAACGTGACCTTTACCGGCTGGGTCGAGGACATCCGTGGCGCGTTCGGGGCCGGCGACGTGTACCTGTTCCCGACGAAGGCGGAGAATCAGGGTATCGCCGTGCTGGAGGCGATGGCCTGCGGGAAGGCGGTCGTCCTTTCCGATATTCCGGTGTTCCGGGAGTACTACGAGGACGGCCACGACTGTCTCATCTGCGCTGACGAGGCGGAGTTCCGCGACGCGCTGGAGCGTCTTGCCGAGAACCCGGAGCTGCGGGAGCGACTCGGGGAGAACGCCAGAGAGACGGCCCGAGAACACAGCCTAGACCGGGTCGGTCGGCGACTGGCCGAGACGTACGAAGAACTGGTCTGA
- a CDS encoding ribonuclease P protein component 4, translating into MTDEATIARERIERLQSLAREAVQAGNEERARSYVRRARRVAERHRLRLPRSFERSTCDACDTYLLHGHNARSRTQSGHVVITCDCGSQSRYPYD; encoded by the coding sequence ATGACGGACGAGGCGACCATCGCCCGCGAGCGGATCGAGCGCCTCCAGTCGCTCGCTCGCGAGGCCGTCCAGGCCGGCAACGAAGAACGCGCTCGGTCGTACGTCCGGCGCGCTCGACGCGTCGCCGAGCGCCACCGCCTGCGGCTGCCGCGCTCGTTCGAGCGGTCGACGTGTGACGCCTGCGATACGTATCTCTTGCACGGCCACAACGCCCGCTCGCGAACCCAGTCCGGGCACGTCGTTATCACCTGCGACTGTGGGTCACAGTCCCGCTACCCGTACGACTGA
- a CDS encoding YhbY family RNA-binding protein yields the protein MSDSSRQSRIHDLNATLRVGKHGIESVADELDDQLENTDLVKVKFLRSSRGGTTAEELADDLAEMVNATVIQVRGHTAVFEK from the coding sequence ATGAGTGATTCTTCTCGACAGTCCCGGATACACGACCTCAATGCGACGCTTCGCGTCGGCAAACACGGCATCGAATCAGTAGCAGACGAACTCGACGACCAGCTGGAGAACACTGATCTGGTGAAAGTCAAGTTCCTCCGCTCGTCCCGCGGCGGCACGACGGCCGAGGAACTCGCCGACGACCTGGCTGAGATGGTCAACGCCACCGTGATTCAGGTACGAGGACACACTGCGGTGTTCGAGAAATGA
- a CDS encoding mechanosensitive ion channel family protein, translating into MQVQPLADLLNGLGVPAAGSIASAVVFVVVFVLVYVLGKAIVLPIVDRSLKSRDLDTHARRPLKKVVSIGIVFVAISVAFGMAEYGNFLQSLATIAAAATLAIGFAMQDVIKNFVAGVFIYTDKPFRIGDWIEWDGNSGVVEDISLRVTRVRTFDNELLTVPNSNLTDGVIKNPVAKEQLRLKFLFGIGYDDDIDKATEIILEEARNHPEIMDDPEPSVRLVELGDSSVGLQSRIWIEDPNRADFVKTRAEYVKTVKERFDAEDINIPYPNRTIGGGLEMTGLDSVVEPADD; encoded by the coding sequence ATGCAGGTCCAGCCACTCGCCGACCTACTCAACGGGCTCGGTGTGCCAGCGGCCGGCTCCATCGCTTCAGCAGTGGTCTTCGTCGTCGTCTTCGTCCTCGTCTACGTTCTGGGGAAGGCAATCGTCCTGCCTATCGTCGACCGCTCCCTCAAGTCCCGCGACCTCGACACCCACGCTCGGCGGCCACTGAAGAAGGTCGTCAGCATCGGTATCGTGTTCGTCGCCATCTCCGTCGCTTTTGGCATGGCCGAGTACGGGAACTTCCTGCAGTCGCTGGCGACCATCGCCGCGGCGGCCACGCTGGCCATTGGCTTTGCGATGCAGGATGTGATCAAGAACTTCGTTGCCGGCGTGTTCATCTACACCGACAAGCCGTTCCGCATCGGCGACTGGATCGAGTGGGACGGGAACTCAGGCGTCGTCGAGGACATTAGCCTCCGTGTGACTCGCGTCCGGACCTTCGACAACGAACTGCTGACCGTCCCGAACTCGAACCTGACCGACGGCGTGATTAAGAATCCAGTCGCCAAAGAGCAGCTCCGACTGAAGTTCCTGTTCGGTATCGGCTACGACGACGACATCGACAAGGCGACCGAAATAATTCTGGAAGAAGCGCGAAACCATCCCGAAATCATGGACGACCCCGAGCCGTCCGTTCGCCTGGTCGAACTCGGCGATTCCTCTGTCGGCCTCCAGTCCCGCATCTGGATTGAAGATCCGAACCGGGCCGACTTTGTCAAGACGCGCGCCGAGTACGTCAAGACAGTCAAGGAGCGGTTCGATGCAGAGGACATCAACATCCCGTACCCGAACCGGACCATCGGCGGCGGGCTGGAGATGACCGGACTCGACAGCGTCGTGGAACCGGCCGACGACTGA
- the gghA gene encoding glucosylglycerol hydrolase, with amino-acid sequence MARSSFRSGATEALCTWQRDRLDEHESRFDAAMQITSRLGAHWQDSHAEFGFWTPELVGSVPADAVELELLTATEPVDLTAAEQTVAFDRQLVETRREGEFTWAAVDGPRPGTRDQLGTLYRLSYEHDGSRETITDPFADSLPFGAYGPPELYDMDRLDEQRDDRAYFQALAEDGVAPHAHEDDGVPRFEPATSMLEVHPGTATESGTLAGLTDIFDRIGQKQRDGEALTPAERNFTGYDAVQLMPLAPITQNEDELGYWLPEAEREAQLTATVRRPDMINWGYDIVISGFGTVNPAILESRRPDELVDLIATLHTMPDPVKVVFDIALGHADNGALPLLNDEWFAGPGMYGQELDYTQPVVRAGLLELQRRKMDFGADGIRVDGAQDFTNWDPEAEEEYHDDEYLAEMDRVTQEVAGVEYRPWMIYEDGRPWPRSDWELASTYRTLIEEHPHAYQWGPVTFAHNTPALQTFWATKWWRVREVADMGENWISGVANHDTIRRGTQLEPDPPFSQPQINRYLGDSRQEQLERAYNNPATTILFHGFMPGCPMDFTHANMRAPWGFVRDTDAVWNLKVLAEEKNFPEWQIRDRDFEDDRFFTRLKEWGFESREQLSAFLTRLSDTVSMTDYDKAEMAALLSVVGTPVGDDLSVEDLEQLGLDWMRDIAHFATLSHWTDTQDDDRTAFDLEVRRFRHEHDWVTTALTGEDTLNYVYPTDGTVLYYGYRTDSETGEELLFVGAMEGVAETVTPSHLVDVDESGWDVALASPGLAVEDPGEPVPLADSQAVLFSRSTANEP; translated from the coding sequence ATGGCGCGTTCTAGTTTCCGATCCGGTGCGACAGAGGCGCTGTGTACCTGGCAGCGTGACCGACTCGACGAGCACGAGAGTCGGTTCGACGCGGCAATGCAAATCACGTCCCGGCTCGGTGCACACTGGCAGGACAGCCATGCAGAGTTCGGGTTCTGGACGCCGGAACTCGTCGGTTCGGTGCCGGCCGACGCTGTGGAACTCGAACTGTTGACGGCGACCGAGCCGGTCGACCTGACCGCCGCTGAGCAGACTGTCGCCTTCGACAGACAGCTCGTGGAGACTCGCCGGGAAGGGGAGTTTACGTGGGCGGCAGTCGACGGACCACGGCCGGGGACGCGCGACCAGCTCGGGACGCTCTACCGCCTCAGCTACGAGCACGACGGCAGCCGGGAGACCATCACGGATCCGTTTGCGGACTCACTGCCCTTCGGTGCCTACGGCCCGCCGGAGCTGTACGACATGGACCGTCTCGATGAGCAACGAGACGACCGGGCGTACTTCCAAGCGCTCGCGGAGGACGGCGTCGCCCCGCACGCCCACGAGGACGATGGAGTGCCACGGTTCGAGCCTGCAACAAGCATGCTCGAAGTCCACCCGGGCACCGCAACCGAGTCGGGCACGCTCGCTGGACTCACCGATATCTTCGACCGAATCGGTCAGAAACAGCGCGACGGCGAGGCGCTGACGCCGGCCGAACGAAACTTCACCGGATACGATGCTGTCCAGCTAATGCCGCTCGCCCCCATCACACAGAACGAAGACGAACTGGGCTACTGGCTACCCGAAGCCGAGCGTGAAGCGCAACTCACGGCGACAGTCAGGCGACCCGATATGATAAACTGGGGGTACGACATCGTCATCTCCGGGTTCGGAACGGTCAATCCGGCCATCTTAGAGAGTCGTCGGCCGGACGAACTCGTTGACCTCATCGCGACCCTGCACACGATGCCAGACCCGGTCAAGGTCGTCTTCGACATCGCGCTTGGCCACGCCGACAACGGCGCGCTCCCACTGCTCAACGACGAGTGGTTCGCTGGACCGGGGATGTACGGGCAGGAGCTCGATTACACCCAGCCGGTCGTCCGTGCGGGCTTGCTCGAACTCCAGCGCCGCAAGATGGACTTCGGCGCAGATGGGATTCGCGTCGACGGCGCACAGGACTTCACGAACTGGGACCCCGAGGCCGAGGAGGAGTACCACGACGACGAGTACCTCGCCGAGATGGATCGGGTGACACAGGAGGTGGCTGGCGTCGAGTACCGTCCGTGGATGATATACGAGGACGGCCGCCCGTGGCCGCGCTCGGACTGGGAACTCGCGTCGACGTACCGGACGCTCATCGAGGAGCACCCCCACGCCTACCAGTGGGGGCCGGTTACGTTCGCCCACAACACGCCGGCGCTACAGACGTTCTGGGCGACGAAGTGGTGGCGCGTCCGCGAAGTCGCGGATATGGGCGAAAACTGGATCTCCGGGGTCGCAAACCACGACACGATCCGCCGCGGGACACAGCTCGAACCAGACCCGCCGTTCAGCCAGCCACAGATAAACCGATATCTCGGCGACAGCCGGCAGGAACAGCTCGAACGGGCCTACAACAACCCCGCCACGACGATTCTGTTTCACGGCTTCATGCCCGGCTGTCCGATGGATTTCACACACGCCAACATGCGAGCCCCGTGGGGCTTCGTCCGCGACACGGACGCCGTCTGGAACCTGAAAGTTCTCGCTGAGGAGAAGAACTTCCCCGAGTGGCAGATACGGGACCGCGACTTCGAAGACGACCGGTTTTTCACCCGTCTCAAGGAGTGGGGATTCGAAAGCCGCGAGCAACTGAGCGCGTTCCTGACACGTCTCAGCGATACGGTCAGCATGACCGACTACGACAAGGCGGAGATGGCAGCGCTACTTTCTGTGGTCGGGACACCCGTCGGCGACGACCTCTCCGTCGAGGACCTGGAACAACTGGGTCTCGACTGGATGCGGGACATCGCTCACTTCGCCACGTTATCACACTGGACCGACACACAGGACGACGACCGAACCGCGTTCGACCTTGAAGTCAGACGGTTCCGCCACGAGCACGACTGGGTGACGACAGCCCTTACGGGCGAAGATACACTCAACTACGTCTATCCGACTGACGGGACAGTACTGTACTACGGCTACCGCACCGATTCGGAGACCGGCGAAGAACTCCTGTTCGTGGGGGC